One window of the Anaerosporomusa subterranea genome contains the following:
- the rlmB gene encoding 23S rRNA (guanosine(2251)-2'-O)-methyltransferase RlmB: MTEEFIAGRNSILEALQSGRSINRVFVAKGERQGSVIQIVALAKEKGLVVQEVDKAKLDAMSGGIRHQGAVASVAPVEYAELEDILACASEQGEHSFLVLLDELEDPHNVGAILRTADAAGVHGVLMPKRRSCPLSGAVAKTSAGAVEYVPVARIGNVVQTIKQLQKQGFWVVGADMSGEKDYFDADLSGPIVVVVGSEGQGLGRLVKESCDLLVRIPMLGKISSLNASVACSLMLYEVMRQRRVKAK; the protein is encoded by the coding sequence ATGACTGAAGAATTTATTGCAGGCCGAAACAGCATCCTGGAAGCATTACAGAGTGGTCGAAGCATCAACCGAGTTTTTGTCGCTAAAGGAGAACGCCAGGGATCAGTCATCCAGATAGTAGCGCTGGCTAAGGAAAAGGGCCTGGTTGTTCAAGAAGTGGATAAAGCAAAATTAGATGCGATGTCTGGCGGCATTCGGCATCAAGGGGCTGTCGCGTCAGTTGCGCCTGTCGAGTATGCAGAATTGGAGGATATCCTTGCTTGTGCATCTGAACAGGGTGAGCATTCCTTTCTTGTTTTGCTTGATGAATTGGAAGATCCGCATAATGTCGGAGCTATATTGCGAACTGCCGATGCCGCCGGTGTGCATGGCGTTCTTATGCCGAAGCGACGCAGTTGTCCGCTGTCAGGTGCTGTTGCCAAAACATCAGCCGGAGCGGTTGAGTATGTTCCGGTTGCCAGAATCGGCAATGTTGTGCAGACAATCAAACAGCTGCAAAAACAAGGGTTTTGGGTTGTTGGCGCAGATATGAGCGGAGAAAAGGACTATTTTGATGCAGATTTAAGTGGACCAATTGTGGTCGTGGTCGGGAGCGAAGGCCAAGGTCTTGGTCGTTTAGTCAAGGAGTCTTGTGACTTGTTGGTACGGATTCCCATGTTGGGGAAAATTTCCTCGTTAAACGCTTCTGTAGCCTGTTCACTTATGCTGTATGAAGTGATGCGACAACGGAGGGTGAAGGCCAAGTGA